A section of the Streptomyces sp. NBC_00178 genome encodes:
- the trpA gene encoding tryptophan synthase subunit alpha, whose product MSGNRELLEAKLAQAESEDRAALIAYLPGGFPTVDGGIEAVKAAVSGGADIIEVGLPHSDPVLDGPVIQTADDIALRGGVKIADIMRTVRETHEATGAPILVMTYWNPIDRYGVERFTAELADAGGAGCILPDLPVQESALWREHADKHDLATVFVVAPSSKDARLATITAAGSGFVYAASLMGVTGTRESVGEQAQDLVRRTRATSSLPVCVGIGVSTAEHAQQVAAFADGVIVGSAFVKRMLDAPDEAAGLEAVRALAAELAEGVRKR is encoded by the coding sequence GTGAGCGGCAACCGAGAGCTCCTCGAAGCGAAACTGGCCCAGGCCGAGTCCGAGGACCGGGCGGCCCTGATCGCCTACCTGCCCGGCGGGTTCCCGACCGTCGACGGCGGCATCGAGGCCGTGAAGGCCGCCGTCTCCGGCGGCGCCGACATCATCGAGGTGGGCCTCCCGCACAGCGACCCGGTGCTCGACGGCCCGGTCATCCAGACCGCCGACGACATCGCCCTGCGCGGTGGCGTCAAGATCGCCGACATCATGCGCACGGTCCGCGAGACCCACGAGGCGACGGGCGCACCGATCCTCGTGATGACGTACTGGAACCCGATCGACCGGTACGGCGTGGAGCGCTTCACCGCCGAACTGGCCGACGCGGGCGGCGCCGGGTGCATCCTGCCCGACCTCCCGGTCCAGGAGTCCGCGCTGTGGCGCGAGCACGCCGACAAACACGACCTCGCCACCGTGTTCGTCGTCGCGCCGAGCAGCAAGGACGCGCGCCTCGCGACCATCACGGCCGCCGGCTCCGGCTTCGTGTACGCCGCCTCGCTGATGGGCGTCACCGGCACCCGTGAATCCGTCGGCGAGCAGGCCCAGGACCTGGTGCGGCGCACCCGCGCCACCAGCTCCCTACCGGTCTGCGTCGGCATCGGCGTGTCCACGGCCGAGCACGCGCAGCAGGTCGCGGCCTTCGCCGACGGGGTGATCGTCGGCTCGGCCTTCGTGAAGCGGATGCTCGACGCACCCGACGAGGCCGCGGGCCTCGAAGCGGTACGGGCGCTGGCGGCCGAACTGGCCGAAGGCGTTCGAAAGCGCTGA
- the trpB gene encoding tryptophan synthase subunit beta translates to MSSDFFIPDPEGLIPSAEGYFGAFGGKFIPEALVAAVDEVAVEYDKAKADPAFAAELNALMADYTGRPSALTEVTRFAEHAGGARVFLKREDLNHTGSHKINNVLGQALLTKRMGKTRIIAETGAGQHGVATATACALFGLECTIYMGEIDTERQALNVARMRMLGAEVVAVKSGSRTLKDAINEAFRDWVANVDRTHYLFGTVAGPHPFPAMVRDFHRVIGVEARRQILERAGRLPDAAVACVGGGSNAIGLFHAFIPDSEVRLIGCEPAGHGVETGEHAATLTAGEPGILHGSRSYVLQDEEGQITEPYSISAGLDYPGIGPEHAYLKDVGRGEYRAVTDDAAMQALRLLSRTEGIIPAIESAHALAGALEVGRELGEDGLILINLSGRGDKDMDTAARYFGLYDGADAVVEADVADGEVEVTK, encoded by the coding sequence ATGTCGTCCGACTTCTTCATTCCGGACCCCGAGGGTCTGATCCCCAGCGCCGAGGGGTATTTCGGCGCGTTCGGTGGCAAGTTCATCCCGGAGGCGCTGGTCGCCGCCGTGGACGAGGTCGCCGTCGAGTACGACAAGGCCAAGGCCGACCCGGCCTTCGCCGCCGAGCTCAACGCGCTCATGGCCGACTACACCGGCCGGCCCAGCGCACTGACCGAGGTCACGCGCTTCGCCGAGCACGCCGGGGGAGCCCGCGTCTTCCTCAAGCGCGAGGACCTCAACCACACCGGTTCGCACAAGATCAACAACGTGCTGGGCCAGGCGCTCCTCACCAAGCGCATGGGCAAGACGCGCATCATCGCGGAGACCGGGGCCGGTCAGCACGGGGTCGCCACCGCGACCGCCTGCGCGCTCTTCGGCCTCGAGTGCACCATCTACATGGGCGAGATCGACACCGAGCGGCAGGCGCTGAACGTGGCGCGCATGCGGATGCTCGGCGCCGAGGTCGTGGCCGTGAAGTCCGGCTCCCGGACCCTGAAGGACGCCATCAACGAGGCGTTCCGCGACTGGGTCGCCAACGTGGACCGCACCCACTACCTCTTCGGCACGGTCGCCGGGCCGCACCCCTTCCCGGCGATGGTCCGCGACTTCCACCGGGTCATCGGCGTCGAGGCCCGGCGCCAGATCCTGGAGCGCGCGGGCCGGCTGCCCGACGCCGCGGTCGCGTGCGTCGGCGGCGGGTCCAACGCCATCGGCCTCTTCCACGCCTTCATCCCGGACTCCGAGGTCCGGCTGATCGGCTGCGAACCCGCCGGGCACGGCGTGGAGACCGGCGAGCACGCGGCGACCCTGACCGCGGGCGAGCCGGGCATCCTGCACGGCTCACGGTCGTACGTCCTCCAGGACGAGGAGGGCCAGATCACCGAGCCCTACTCGATCTCGGCCGGCCTCGACTACCCGGGCATCGGACCCGAGCACGCCTACCTCAAGGACGTCGGCCGCGGCGAGTACCGCGCGGTCACCGACGACGCCGCCATGCAGGCGCTGCGCCTGCTGTCCCGCACCGAGGGGATCATCCCGGCCATCGAGAGCGCGCACGCGCTGGCCGGTGCCCTGGAGGTCGGGCGCGAGCTCGGTGAGGACGGACTGATCCTGATCAACCTGTCCGGCCGCGGCGACAAGGACATGGACACGGCCGCGCGCTACTTCGGCCTGTACGACGGCGCCGACGCGGTCGTCGAGGCCGACGTGGCCGACGGAGAGGTGGAGGTCACCAAGTGA
- the trpC gene encoding indole-3-glycerol phosphate synthase TrpC: MSVLDEIIDGVRADLAERQARVSLDELKERAARAPRAKDGVAALRGEGVTVICEVKRSSPSKGALAAIADPAALAADYEAGGASVISVLTEQRRFGGSLADLEAVRAKVDIPVLRKDFIVTSYQLWEARAYGADLALLIVAALDQEALVSLIERAESIGLTPLVEAHDEEEAERAVDAGAKIIGVNARNLKDLKVDRSTFERVAPEIPDHIVKVAESGVRGPHDLIAYANSGADAVLVGESLVTGRDPRAAVADLVAAGAHPALRHGRS; the protein is encoded by the coding sequence GTGAGTGTGCTCGACGAGATCATCGACGGCGTCCGCGCGGACCTCGCGGAGCGGCAGGCGCGCGTCAGCCTCGACGAGCTCAAGGAACGCGCCGCGCGCGCTCCCCGGGCCAAGGACGGAGTCGCCGCCCTGCGCGGCGAGGGCGTGACCGTCATCTGCGAGGTCAAGCGCTCCAGCCCCTCCAAGGGAGCCCTTGCCGCCATCGCCGACCCGGCCGCGCTCGCCGCGGACTACGAGGCCGGCGGCGCGTCCGTCATCTCGGTCCTCACCGAGCAGCGCCGCTTCGGCGGTTCGCTCGCCGACCTGGAGGCGGTCCGGGCCAAGGTCGACATCCCGGTCCTGCGCAAGGACTTCATCGTCACCTCGTACCAGCTGTGGGAGGCGCGGGCCTACGGCGCCGACCTCGCCCTGCTGATCGTCGCCGCCCTGGACCAGGAGGCCCTCGTCTCGCTCATCGAGCGCGCCGAGTCGATCGGCCTGACGCCGCTCGTCGAGGCGCACGACGAGGAGGAGGCGGAGCGTGCCGTGGACGCCGGGGCGAAGATCATCGGCGTCAACGCCCGCAACCTGAAGGACCTCAAGGTCGACCGCTCCACCTTCGAGCGCGTCGCCCCGGAGATCCCCGACCACATCGTCAAGGTCGCCGAGTCCGGTGTCCGCGGCCCGCACGACCTCATCGCCTACGCCAACTCCGGCGCGGACGCGGTGCTCGTCGGCGAGTCCCTGGTCACCGGCCGCGACCCGCGGGCGGCCGTCGCCGACCTGGTCGCCGCCGGAGCGCACCCCGCCCTGCGGCACGGGCGGAGCTGA
- a CDS encoding DUF2752 domain-containing protein, whose amino-acid sequence MDASASSAAPDPAPVPRAPGPGLPHAPAPASRPRRLAAPVGVMAAVVAAFGYVAAVDPNEPGHYPVCPLLRFTGVFCPGCGGLRSAHAFAHGDIPAALGSNALAVVGYAVFAVVWLTWTVRVSRGLPPRPSVAPAWWWGAGALLLVFTVIRNLPFGAALAP is encoded by the coding sequence GTGGACGCCTCAGCCTCTTCCGCCGCCCCCGACCCGGCCCCCGTACCCCGGGCGCCCGGACCGGGCCTGCCGCACGCTCCCGCCCCGGCCTCCCGGCCGCGGCGGCTGGCCGCCCCCGTCGGGGTCATGGCCGCCGTCGTCGCCGCCTTCGGCTACGTCGCGGCCGTCGACCCCAACGAACCGGGCCACTACCCGGTCTGCCCCCTCCTGCGGTTCACCGGGGTGTTCTGCCCCGGGTGCGGCGGCCTCCGCAGCGCCCACGCGTTCGCCCACGGGGACATCCCGGCCGCCCTGGGCTCCAACGCCCTGGCCGTCGTCGGTTACGCCGTGTTCGCCGTGGTCTGGCTGACCTGGACCGTCCGCGTGAGCCGGGGCCTGCCCCCGCGGCCGTCCGTGGCGCCGGCCTGGTGGTGGGGCGCCGGCGCGCTGCTGCTGGTCTTCACCGTGATCCGCAACCTTCCGTTCGGTGCGGCACTGGCCCCCTGA
- a CDS encoding HGxxPAAW family protein produces the protein MAGSSHGHTPAAWTGAIICFIGFCIAGVFMVAAEPVGFWAGIGVVALGGIVGLAMKTAGLGMPKESAEMAAARDRAARAQITA, from the coding sequence ATGGCGGGCAGCAGCCACGGACACACCCCGGCCGCCTGGACAGGTGCCATCATCTGCTTCATCGGCTTCTGCATCGCAGGCGTCTTCATGGTGGCGGCCGAGCCGGTCGGCTTCTGGGCCGGCATCGGGGTCGTGGCCCTCGGCGGGATCGTCGGTCTCGCGATGAAGACCGCCGGTCTCGGCATGCCGAAGGAGTCGGCCGAGATGGCCGCCGCCCGGGACCGTGCCGCGCGGGCCCAGATCACGGCCTGA
- a CDS encoding TIGR02234 family membrane protein translates to MESVSAVPVPQPRPRAASAPDSAGSRRSLGAGLLLGAAGATVVLLASGQTWAEGQAAVGGGILPLSADGQDVTGLPAALAVVGLAALVAVFAVRGGSRILVAGLLALSGLGAGLSAWAGASDSAALDEQAAQTTGDTAATVEALSHTAWPYVTAAGGLLILLAGLLALRFGRGWPAMSGRYERDGTPRPRKAPRTAPDPDRPEELWKALDRGEDPTREA, encoded by the coding sequence GTGGAGTCCGTGAGTGCCGTCCCCGTACCCCAGCCCCGTCCCCGAGCCGCCTCCGCGCCCGACAGCGCGGGAAGCCGCCGGAGCCTCGGCGCCGGCCTGCTCCTCGGGGCCGCCGGCGCGACCGTCGTCCTCCTCGCCTCCGGGCAGACCTGGGCCGAGGGCCAGGCAGCCGTCGGCGGCGGCATCCTGCCGCTCAGCGCCGACGGCCAGGACGTCACCGGCCTCCCCGCCGCCCTCGCGGTCGTCGGTCTGGCCGCCCTGGTCGCGGTCTTCGCCGTACGCGGCGGCAGCAGGATCCTCGTCGCCGGCCTGCTCGCGCTCAGCGGCCTCGGCGCCGGGCTGAGCGCCTGGGCGGGCGCTTCGGACAGCGCAGCCCTGGACGAGCAGGCCGCGCAGACGACCGGCGACACCGCGGCCACGGTCGAAGCGCTCAGCCACACCGCCTGGCCCTACGTCACCGCGGCCGGCGGACTGCTGATCCTCCTCGCCGGACTGCTCGCCCTGCGCTTCGGCCGCGGCTGGCCGGCCATGTCCGGGCGGTACGAGCGCGACGGCACCCCCCGCCCCCGCAAGGCCCCCCGCACCGCCCCGGACCCCGACCGTCCCGAGGAACTGTGGAAGGCCCTGGACCGCGGCGAGGACCCGACGCGCGAGGCGTGA
- a CDS encoding anthranilate synthase component I: MDLETFRKLAVDRRVIPVSRRLLADGDTPVGLYRKLAAERTGTFLLESAENGRTWSRYSFIGVRSAAALTAVDGRARWVGTPPVGVPVDGDPLETLRATIETLHTPRDLVDDGLPPFTGGMVGYLGYDVVRRLERITEHGGDDLKLPELTMLLTSDLAVLDHVNGTVLLIANAINHNDLDTGVDEAYADAVARLDAMERDLSRPVENAPAALPPSELPPYTALWGGQAFQDAVADIKERIRAGEAFQVVPSQRFETPCTASALDVYRVLRATNPSPYMYLFRFDGFDVVGSSPEALVKVEDGRAMVHPIAGTRHRGATPHEDQALADELLADPKERAEHLMLVDLGRNDLGRVCAPGSVEVVDFMSVERYSHVMHIVSTVTGRVAEDRTAFDVLTACFPAGTLSGAPKPRALQIIEELEPSRRGLYGGCVGYLDFAGDSDTAIAIRTALLRDGTAYVQAGAGIVADSDPVAEDTECRNKAAAVLRAVHTANRLRAH, encoded by the coding sequence ATGGATCTTGAGACCTTCCGCAAGCTCGCCGTCGACCGGCGCGTCATCCCGGTGAGCCGCCGGCTCCTGGCGGACGGCGACACCCCGGTCGGGCTGTACCGCAAGCTCGCGGCCGAGCGCACCGGCACGTTCCTCCTCGAATCCGCGGAGAACGGCCGCACCTGGTCCCGGTACTCCTTCATCGGGGTACGCAGCGCCGCCGCCCTGACCGCCGTCGACGGACGGGCCCGCTGGGTCGGCACGCCGCCCGTCGGCGTCCCCGTCGACGGCGACCCGCTGGAGACCCTGAGAGCCACGATCGAGACCCTGCACACCCCGCGTGACCTGGTCGACGACGGCCTGCCGCCGTTCACCGGCGGCATGGTCGGCTACCTCGGCTACGACGTCGTACGCCGGCTGGAGCGGATCACCGAGCACGGCGGCGACGACCTGAAGCTGCCCGAGCTCACGATGCTGCTCACCTCGGACCTCGCCGTCCTCGACCACGTGAACGGCACGGTGCTGCTGATCGCCAACGCGATCAACCACAACGACCTGGACACCGGGGTCGACGAGGCGTACGCCGACGCCGTCGCCCGGCTCGACGCCATGGAGCGGGACCTGTCGCGGCCCGTGGAGAACGCCCCCGCCGCCCTCCCGCCCTCGGAACTCCCCCCGTACACCGCGCTCTGGGGCGGCCAGGCGTTCCAGGACGCCGTCGCCGACATCAAGGAGCGCATCCGGGCGGGCGAGGCCTTCCAGGTCGTCCCCTCGCAGCGCTTCGAGACCCCGTGCACCGCGAGCGCGCTGGACGTCTACCGGGTCCTGCGGGCGACCAACCCGTCGCCGTACATGTACCTCTTCCGCTTCGACGGCTTCGACGTCGTCGGCTCCAGCCCCGAAGCGCTCGTCAAGGTCGAGGACGGCCGGGCCATGGTGCACCCCATCGCCGGGACCCGGCACCGCGGCGCCACCCCGCACGAGGACCAGGCCCTCGCCGACGAACTCCTCGCCGACCCGAAGGAGCGCGCCGAGCACCTGATGCTCGTCGACCTCGGCCGCAACGACCTGGGCCGGGTCTGCGCACCCGGCAGCGTCGAGGTCGTCGACTTCATGTCGGTCGAGCGCTACTCGCACGTGATGCACATCGTCTCCACCGTCACCGGGCGCGTGGCCGAGGACCGCACCGCGTTCGACGTGCTCACCGCGTGCTTCCCCGCCGGCACCCTCTCCGGCGCCCCCAAGCCGCGCGCCCTGCAGATCATCGAGGAGCTGGAACCGAGCCGCCGCGGCCTCTACGGCGGATGTGTCGGATATCTCGACTTCGCCGGGGACTCCGACACCGCGATCGCCATCAGGACCGCCCTGCTCCGTGACGGCACCGCCTACGTGCAGGCCGGAGCGGGCATCGTCGCCGACTCCGATCCCGTCGCCGAGGACACGGAGTGCCGCAACAAGGCCGCCGCGGTCCTGCGGGCGGTCCATACGGCCAACCGCCTCCGGGCCCACTGA
- the hisI gene encoding phosphoribosyl-AMP cyclohydrolase produces MTSAPGPVPASSLDPAVAARLKRGPDGLVPAIAQQYDTGEVLMLGWMDDEALHRTLTTGRCTYWSRSRQEYWVKGDTSGHVQRVKSVALDCDADTVLVKVDQTGAACHTGARTCFDEDVLPLTGPR; encoded by the coding sequence ATGACCAGCGCGCCCGGCCCCGTACCCGCAAGCAGCCTCGATCCGGCAGTCGCCGCCCGCCTCAAGCGGGGTCCCGACGGCCTGGTCCCGGCCATCGCACAGCAGTACGACACCGGCGAGGTGCTCATGCTCGGCTGGATGGACGACGAGGCCCTGCACCGGACCCTGACCACCGGCCGCTGCACCTACTGGTCCCGCAGCCGCCAGGAGTACTGGGTCAAGGGCGACACGTCCGGCCACGTCCAACGGGTGAAATCCGTCGCCCTCGACTGCGACGCCGACACCGTGCTGGTCAAGGTCGACCAGACGGGCGCCGCCTGCCACACCGGCGCCCGCACCTGCTTCGACGAGGACGTCCTCCCGCTCACCGGGCCCCGGTAA
- a CDS encoding TIGR03085 family metal-binding protein, with the protein MSTHAKRERLLLADLLEAAGPEALTLCNGWKTRDLAAHVVVRERRADAAGGILLGALKNRLERVQAEFAAKPYEELIQLIRTGPPRMSPFGLKQLDEAANTVEFYIHAEDVRRAQPDWSQRELDPVFADVLWSRTEKTARMMGRRAPVGLVLRRPDGQTVVAHKGTPVVTVTGEPGELLLFAAGRQDAARVELDGDKDALARLHTAELGL; encoded by the coding sequence ATGTCGACCCATGCGAAGCGTGAACGTCTTCTGCTCGCCGACCTGTTGGAGGCGGCGGGCCCGGAGGCCCTGACCCTGTGCAACGGCTGGAAGACCCGGGACCTGGCCGCCCACGTCGTGGTGCGCGAACGCCGGGCGGACGCGGCGGGCGGAATCCTGCTCGGCGCCCTGAAGAACCGGCTGGAGCGGGTGCAGGCCGAGTTCGCCGCCAAGCCGTACGAGGAGCTGATCCAGCTCATCCGTACGGGGCCGCCGCGGATGTCGCCCTTCGGGCTGAAGCAGCTGGACGAGGCGGCCAACACGGTGGAGTTCTACATCCACGCGGAGGACGTGCGCCGGGCCCAGCCCGACTGGTCGCAGCGGGAACTGGACCCCGTCTTCGCCGACGTCCTGTGGTCGCGCACCGAGAAGACCGCCCGGATGATGGGCCGCCGGGCTCCGGTGGGCCTGGTGCTGCGGCGCCCGGACGGCCAGACGGTGGTGGCCCACAAGGGCACCCCGGTGGTGACGGTCACCGGGGAGCCGGGCGAGCTGCTGCTGTTCGCCGCGGGGCGCCAGGACGCCGCGCGGGTGGAGCTGGACGGGGACAAGGACGCCCTGGCCCGGCTGCACACGGCGGAGCTGGGCCTCTAG